The region CATGTCTTTCCCATCGAAATTCCTCCTCTACGGGAGAGAAGGGAAGATATCCCGGGTCTTGTGCAGTATATGCTGGAACGATACGGTGCGGGAGGTCTGGATGTAGACCCCGTAGTTCGTGACCAGCTATCCAGCTATCCGTGGCCAGGAAATGTCAGAGAAATGAGAAACCTGATTGAGCGGGCGGTTCTCCTTTCCACGGGCAATGAACTTACACTGGAACACTTCCCAGGTTTGGGGGGATCGAGAGAAAGTCTCCCGGCCGGTGCGGAGGTTCACTCCCTTCGTGAGCAGGAAAGACAATACGTCCGGCGTATTTTTACCTATTTCGGAAGTGATGCGGACAGGGCGTCAAAAGCACTTGGAATCTCGAGAGCTACGCTCTATCGAAAATTGAAATAGCCATCCAGGCGTTTTGTCTCACTTGTGAGACGGTAATCCCATATATGAGACAATCACGGTAGCTGAACCCCGAAAAACCAGGCTTTGAAAACCTGGCATCCTTTTTGCTTATGGGTAAATCATGAAACGAATTATTGAACTGATGGAACCTGAAGAAAGGAGGGAGTTATGAGCCATCGGATCCTGGTTGTGGATGATGAAGTCGCGTTTCTTCTGGGCATCCGCAAAGTCCTTTCGCGTCTCGAATGTGATGTGGATACTGCGGAAAGTATCGAGCAGGCGGAAAAGATCCTGAAGGAGGATAAGTTTGACGTCGTCATTACCGATCTTCGACTCACCGGTGTCCTTGGTGAGGAGGGTCTTGAGATTATCCGCTATGTTCGTGAGCTGAATCCCGAGACTCGCTGCATCCTTGTGACGGGGTACGGGAGCCCTGCCATTCGGGAGAAAGCCTATACCGAGGGTGTGGACTATTACTTTGAAAAACCGGTCCCGCCGAAGACGATTGTAGAATCGCTCGTCGCGCTTGGCGTACAGGAACGCCAGGCTAAGGCGTAAAAATCGTGGCGGATCGTCTTCCCGATGCACCGGCACTCAACGAATGGAGAGATTTCAGGAGGCAGGCAATGGATTTACATAAGATATTAATTGTGGAAGATTCGGAACTTCTGCACAGAATGTATGATCTGATTTTTATCACGTTTCGACAGAATGGGGGCGATATTGTCCACAGCTACAACGGTAAAGAGGCGATCA is a window of Thermoanaerobaculia bacterium DNA encoding:
- a CDS encoding response regulator, giving the protein MSHRILVVDDEVAFLLGIRKVLSRLECDVDTAESIEQAEKILKEDKFDVVITDLRLTGVLGEEGLEIIRYVRELNPETRCILVTGYGSPAIREKAYTEGVDYYFEKPVPPKTIVESLVALGVQERQAKA